From one Bordetella genomosp. 9 genomic stretch:
- a CDS encoding efflux RND transporter periplasmic adaptor subunit: protein MHFAPRIPKRVAAPLVTVAAAVTLLAGCGERPQLNPGPPQVSVITVQPERAPSVADLPGRVDAVRDAQIRARVTGIVQKIVFQQGGDVKENELLFKIDPAPYKAAYDQAAAQLKQSQADLFSAKALADRYAPLVKANAVSKQDYDNAVASYRQADAAVAAAKANLQNASINLGYTNVTSPITGRIGKPLVTEGALVEATSATEMALVQQLDPVYVDFTQSTTDLAALRKAFAGGQLQKVGDNAALAEVVLEDGSIYGHKGKLLFTGITVDPSTGQVNLRAVFPNPETVLLPGMYVRVRLTQGVDDKALLVPQQALQRTPDGLQSLMLVRDGKIDQVNVTTGNALNGRWVITSGLKAGDVVVVEGFQKVRPGAPVKVSQWTPGQQPGAQQPGAQQPGAQQPGAQQSGAQQPAAPAAPAGQKS from the coding sequence ATGCATTTTGCGCCTCGTATTCCAAAGCGCGTAGCAGCACCCCTGGTCACCGTTGCCGCCGCGGTGACATTGCTCGCCGGATGCGGCGAGCGTCCGCAATTGAATCCCGGTCCACCCCAGGTCAGCGTCATCACGGTGCAGCCCGAGCGCGCGCCCAGCGTGGCCGACCTGCCCGGCCGCGTCGACGCCGTGCGCGACGCGCAGATCCGCGCACGGGTCACGGGCATCGTGCAGAAGATCGTTTTCCAGCAGGGCGGCGACGTCAAGGAAAACGAGCTGCTGTTCAAGATCGATCCGGCGCCCTACAAGGCGGCCTACGATCAGGCCGCCGCGCAATTGAAGCAATCGCAGGCCGATCTGTTCAGCGCCAAGGCGCTGGCCGATCGCTACGCGCCGCTGGTGAAGGCGAATGCCGTCAGCAAGCAGGATTACGACAACGCGGTGGCCAGCTATCGGCAGGCCGACGCCGCGGTCGCGGCCGCCAAGGCCAATCTGCAGAACGCCTCGATCAACCTCGGCTATACCAATGTGACGTCGCCGATCACCGGCCGCATCGGCAAGCCGCTGGTGACCGAAGGCGCGCTGGTGGAAGCTACGTCGGCCACGGAGATGGCGCTGGTCCAGCAGCTGGATCCCGTCTACGTCGATTTCACGCAGTCGACCACAGACCTGGCGGCGCTGCGCAAGGCCTTCGCGGGCGGCCAGCTGCAGAAGGTGGGCGACAACGCGGCCCTGGCCGAGGTCGTGCTGGAAGACGGCTCGATCTACGGGCATAAAGGCAAGCTGCTGTTCACCGGCATCACCGTCGATCCGTCCACCGGACAGGTGAACCTGCGCGCCGTATTCCCCAATCCGGAAACCGTGCTGCTGCCCGGCATGTACGTGCGCGTGCGGCTGACGCAGGGCGTGGACGACAAGGCGCTGCTGGTGCCGCAGCAGGCCCTGCAGCGCACGCCTGACGGCTTGCAGAGCCTGATGCTGGTGCGCGATGGCAAGATCGACCAGGTCAACGTGACCACCGGCAATGCGCTCAACGGGCGCTGGGTCATCACCAGCGGCCTGAAGGCCGGCGACGTGGTCGTCGTGGAAGGCTTCCAGAAAGTCCGCCCGGGCGCGCCGGTGAAGGTGTCGCAATGGACGCCGGGCCAGCAGCCCGGCGCGCAACAGCCCGGAGCACAACAGCCCGGAGCACAACAGCCCGGAGCACAACAGTCCGGCGCGCAACAGCCGGCGGCTCCCGCCGCGCCTGCCGGTCAGAAGTCGTAA
- a CDS encoding MFS transporter: MSTTAAFPDASSTTLERDARLTTADHSKVAPGEIAIGVVIGRASEYFDFFVYGIASVLVFPQVFFPFLTRLEGILAAFVIFSFAFIARPFGTALFMAVQRRWGRATKLTIALFVLGTATAGIAFLPSFATLGERAIILLAVFRCLQGLATGGAWDGLPSLLALNAPPERRGWYAMLGQLGAPIGFLLAGGLFLYLHTNLNADDFTEWGWRYPFYVAFAINVVALFARLRLVVTHEYTRLLEEGELEPIPAHTLMRSQGYNIFLGAFAALASYALFHLVTIFPLSWLALQSTQSIDAILSVQVIGALLGILGTMASGWLADRIGRRNTLGTLAFLIGVFSLCTPWLLDGGTVAQDAFILIGFVLLGLSYGQASGTVTSNFARRFRYTGAAFTADFAWLFGAAFAPVVALSLSARFGLGAVSVYLLSGVACTLLALRINRSLELQRD; this comes from the coding sequence ATGTCCACGACTGCAGCATTCCCAGACGCGTCATCGACTACGCTCGAGCGTGACGCAAGGTTGACCACCGCCGACCATTCCAAGGTCGCGCCCGGAGAAATCGCCATTGGCGTCGTCATAGGACGGGCCTCCGAATATTTCGACTTCTTCGTATACGGGATCGCCTCGGTACTCGTCTTCCCGCAGGTGTTTTTCCCGTTCCTGACGCGGCTCGAAGGCATACTGGCCGCCTTCGTCATATTTTCCTTCGCCTTCATCGCCCGGCCCTTCGGCACCGCCTTGTTCATGGCCGTGCAGAGGCGTTGGGGCCGTGCGACGAAGCTGACCATCGCACTCTTCGTGCTCGGTACGGCTACCGCCGGTATCGCCTTCCTGCCCAGCTTTGCCACCCTGGGCGAACGCGCCATTATATTGCTTGCCGTGTTCCGCTGCCTGCAAGGCCTGGCCACCGGGGGCGCCTGGGACGGCCTGCCGTCCCTGCTGGCCCTGAACGCCCCGCCGGAACGGCGCGGCTGGTACGCGATGCTGGGCCAGCTGGGCGCGCCCATCGGCTTCCTGCTGGCGGGCGGCCTGTTCCTGTACCTGCACACCAACCTGAACGCCGACGACTTCACCGAATGGGGCTGGCGTTATCCCTTCTACGTCGCCTTTGCCATCAACGTCGTGGCGCTGTTCGCCCGCCTGCGCCTGGTGGTGACGCATGAATACACGCGGCTGCTGGAAGAAGGCGAGCTCGAGCCCATCCCCGCGCACACGCTGATGCGCTCGCAGGGCTATAACATCTTCCTGGGCGCCTTCGCGGCCCTGGCCAGCTATGCCTTGTTCCACCTGGTGACCATCTTCCCGCTGTCGTGGCTGGCGCTGCAGTCCACGCAGTCCATAGACGCCATCCTGAGCGTCCAGGTCATCGGGGCCTTGCTGGGCATCCTGGGCACCATGGCCTCGGGCTGGCTGGCCGACCGTATCGGCCGCCGCAATACCCTGGGCACGCTGGCCTTCCTGATCGGCGTGTTCAGCCTGTGCACCCCGTGGCTGCTGGACGGCGGCACCGTGGCGCAGGACGCCTTCATCCTGATCGGTTTCGTGCTGCTGGGCTTGTCCTACGGCCAGGCCTCGGGCACCGTGACGTCCAATTTCGCCCGGCGGTTCCGCTATACCGGGGCGGCGTTCACGGCCGACTTCGCCTGGTTGTTCGGCGCGGCGTTCGCGCCGGTGGTGGCGTTGAGCCTGTCGGCCCGTTTCGGCCTGGGCGCGGTCAGCGTCTATCTGCTGTCCGGGGTGGCCTGCACGCTGCTGGCGCTGCGCATCAACCGCTCGCTGGAGCTTCAGCGCGACTGA
- the cyoA gene encoding ubiquinol oxidase subunit II gives MSSSTFSRRLLLLPLLALVALLGGCNGVVMSPSGDIAVQQRDLIVISTVLMLIIIIPVIILTLVFAWRYRASNTNAAYDPEWHHSTVVELVVWSAPLLIIIALGAITWVTTHRLDPYRPLDRIAEGHELPTNVKPLTVEVVALDWKWLFIYPEEGLATVNELVAPVNRPITFKITSSTMMNSFFIPALAGQVYAMPGMETKLHAVINKAGVYEGFSANYSGAGFSNMRFKFYGMTNADFDNWVQQTRDGGGELTRPVYLKLEQPSEKDPVRRYAKVAPDLYDAIVNRCVEANRMCIKDMMAIDEKGGLGTSGTYNVANNGSTRVRLGLADTSARNYVGAVCTPANPTGAAVLDDRVPL, from the coding sequence ATGTCATCCTCCACGTTTTCCCGCCGACTTCTCCTGCTTCCGCTGCTCGCCCTGGTCGCCCTCCTGGGCGGCTGCAACGGGGTCGTGATGTCGCCGTCCGGCGATATCGCGGTGCAGCAACGCGATCTGATCGTCATCTCCACGGTGTTGATGCTGATCATCATCATCCCGGTCATCATCCTGACCCTGGTGTTCGCCTGGCGCTACCGCGCTTCCAACACCAACGCCGCCTACGACCCGGAGTGGCACCACTCCACCGTGGTGGAACTGGTGGTGTGGTCGGCCCCGCTGCTGATCATCATCGCCCTGGGCGCCATCACCTGGGTGACGACCCACCGGCTGGACCCCTACCGCCCGCTGGACCGCATCGCCGAAGGCCATGAACTGCCGACCAACGTCAAACCCCTGACGGTGGAAGTGGTGGCCCTGGACTGGAAATGGCTGTTCATCTACCCCGAGGAAGGCCTGGCCACGGTGAACGAGCTGGTGGCGCCGGTCAACCGGCCCATTACGTTCAAGATCACGTCGTCGACGATGATGAACTCCTTCTTCATCCCGGCGCTGGCCGGCCAGGTCTATGCCATGCCCGGCATGGAAACCAAGCTGCACGCCGTGATCAACAAGGCCGGCGTGTATGAAGGCTTTTCGGCCAACTACAGCGGCGCCGGTTTCTCGAACATGCGCTTCAAGTTCTACGGCATGACCAATGCCGATTTCGACAACTGGGTCCAGCAGACGCGCGACGGCGGGGGTGAACTGACCCGCCCGGTCTACCTGAAACTGGAACAGCCCAGCGAAAAAGACCCGGTCCGCCGCTACGCCAAGGTGGCGCCCGATCTGTATGACGCCATCGTCAACCGCTGCGTCGAAGCCAACCGCATGTGCATCAAGGACATGATGGCGATCGACGAGAAGGGCGGCCTCGGTACGTCCGGCACCTATAACGTCGCCAACAACGGCTCGACCCGCGTTCGTCTCGGCCTGGCCGACACGTCCGCGCGGAACTATGTCGGCGCCGTCTGCACGCCCGCCAACCCCACCGGCGCCGCCGTCCTGGACGATCGCGTACCGCTCTGA
- the cyoB gene encoding cytochrome o ubiquinol oxidase subunit I produces MFENLDLQKLLFGRLSLEAIPYHEPILVVTFIFVAIGGIALLGALTYFRVWGTLWRDWFTSIDHKKIGIMYIVLAIIMLLRGFADAIMMRLQQAIAFGDSTGYLPPHHYDQIFTAHGVIMIFFVAMPLVTGLMNYIVPLQIGARDVAFPFLNNFSFWMTVGGGVLIMTSLFVGEFARTGWLAYPPLSGILQSPDVGVDYYIWGLQVAGLGTLLSGINLLVTIVKMRAPGMGLMKMPIFTWTSLCTNVLIVAAFPILTAVLALLALDRYAGTNFFTNDFGGNPMMYINLIWIWGHPEVYILILPAFGVFSEVVSTYSGKRLFGYASMVYATVVITVLSYLVWLHHFFTMGSGASVNSFFGITTMIISIPTGAKIFNWLFTMYRGRIRFDVPMLWTVGFMVTFVIGGMTGVMLAVPPADFVLHNSLFLIAHFHNVIIGGVLFGMFAGINYWFPKAFGFKLDEFWGKVSFWFWLVGFWVAFAPLYVLGLMGVTRRMNHFDDPSLQIWFVIAAIGAGLIAIGIASFLIQIYVSFRRREQLRDVTGDPWNGRTLEWSTSSPPPAYNFAFTPQIHEGDAWWQMKQRGSQRPTEGFIPIHMPKNTAAGVIIAGLCTAFGFGMIWHMWLLVIASFVGAIAAAIVHSFNYKRDYYIPADEVVRTEAERTRLLANHV; encoded by the coding sequence ATGTTTGAGAACCTAGACCTGCAAAAGCTATTATTCGGCCGCCTATCCCTGGAGGCGATCCCCTACCATGAACCGATCCTGGTGGTGACGTTCATCTTCGTGGCCATCGGCGGCATCGCGCTGCTGGGCGCGTTGACCTACTTCCGCGTGTGGGGCACCCTGTGGCGCGACTGGTTCACCAGCATCGACCACAAGAAGATCGGCATCATGTACATCGTGCTGGCGATCATCATGCTGCTGCGCGGCTTCGCCGACGCGATCATGATGCGCCTGCAGCAGGCGATCGCCTTCGGCGACTCCACCGGCTACCTGCCGCCGCACCACTACGACCAGATCTTCACCGCGCACGGCGTGATCATGATCTTCTTCGTGGCGATGCCGCTGGTCACGGGCCTGATGAACTACATCGTGCCGCTGCAGATCGGCGCGCGCGACGTGGCCTTCCCCTTCCTGAACAATTTCAGCTTCTGGATGACGGTGGGCGGCGGCGTGCTGATCATGACTTCGCTGTTCGTCGGCGAATTCGCGCGCACCGGCTGGCTGGCCTATCCGCCGCTGTCGGGCATCCTGCAGAGTCCGGACGTGGGGGTGGATTACTACATCTGGGGATTACAGGTCGCGGGCCTGGGGACATTGCTGTCGGGCATCAACCTGCTGGTGACCATCGTCAAGATGCGCGCGCCCGGCATGGGCTTGATGAAGATGCCCATCTTCACGTGGACGTCGCTGTGCACCAACGTGCTGATCGTCGCGGCCTTCCCCATCCTGACGGCCGTGCTGGCGCTGCTGGCGCTGGACCGCTACGCCGGAACGAACTTCTTCACGAACGACTTCGGCGGTAACCCGATGATGTACATCAACCTCATCTGGATCTGGGGCCATCCGGAGGTATACATCCTGATCCTGCCGGCCTTCGGCGTGTTTTCGGAAGTCGTGTCCACCTATAGCGGCAAGCGCCTGTTCGGCTATGCGTCCATGGTGTACGCCACCGTGGTGATCACGGTGCTGTCCTACCTGGTGTGGCTGCACCACTTCTTCACCATGGGTTCGGGGGCGAGCGTCAACTCGTTCTTCGGCATCACCACGATGATCATCTCGATCCCGACCGGGGCGAAGATCTTCAACTGGCTGTTCACGATGTACCGCGGCCGCATCCGTTTCGACGTGCCGATGCTGTGGACGGTGGGTTTCATGGTGACCTTCGTCATCGGCGGCATGACCGGCGTGATGCTGGCCGTTCCGCCGGCCGACTTCGTGCTGCACAACAGCCTGTTCCTGATCGCCCACTTCCACAACGTGATCATCGGCGGCGTGCTGTTCGGCATGTTCGCGGGCATCAACTACTGGTTCCCCAAGGCCTTCGGCTTCAAGCTCGACGAATTCTGGGGCAAGGTCTCGTTCTGGTTCTGGCTGGTGGGCTTCTGGGTGGCCTTCGCGCCCCTGTACGTGCTGGGCCTGATGGGCGTGACCCGCCGCATGAACCACTTCGACGATCCGTCGCTGCAGATCTGGTTCGTGATCGCCGCCATCGGCGCCGGCCTGATCGCCATCGGCATCGCCAGCTTCCTGATCCAGATCTACGTCAGCTTCCGCCGCCGCGAGCAGCTGCGCGACGTGACGGGCGACCCCTGGAACGGCCGTACGCTGGAGTGGTCGACCTCGTCGCCCCCGCCCGCCTACAACTTCGCCTTCACCCCGCAGATCCATGAAGGCGATGCGTGGTGGCAGATGAAGCAGCGCGGTTCGCAGCGCCCGACGGAAGGGTTCATTCCCATCCACATGCCCAAGAACACGGCCGCCGGCGTCATCATCGCCGGACTGTGCACGGCCTTCGGCTTCGGCATGATCTGGCACATGTGGCTGCTGGTGATCGCTTCCTTCGTCGGCGCCATCGCCGCGGCGATCGTCCACAGCTTCAACTACAAGCGCGACTACTACATTCCCGCGGACGAAGTCGTTCGCACCGAAGCCGAGCGTACCCGTCTGCTAGCGAACCATGTCTAA
- the cyoC gene encoding cytochrome o ubiquinol oxidase subunit III, producing MSKATVLTQPGAAAAPENLRFYLTEEHHPKNGTLLGFWIYLMSDCLIFASLFAVYGVLGRSYAAGPSGADLFDLPLVALNTSMLLLSSITYGFAMLEMNRNRVGATQMWLLITGLFGAAFIGLELYEFAHLIHEGAGPGRSAFLSSFFTLVGTHGLHVTSGIIWLITLMVQVGRHGLTSANKRRLMCLSMFWHFLDVVWIGVFTFVYLMGVLP from the coding sequence ATGTCTAAAGCCACCGTCCTGACCCAACCCGGCGCCGCGGCTGCGCCGGAAAACCTCCGGTTCTACCTGACGGAGGAACACCATCCGAAGAACGGCACCTTGCTGGGCTTCTGGATCTACCTGATGAGCGATTGCCTCATCTTCGCCAGCCTGTTCGCGGTGTACGGCGTGCTGGGCCGCAGCTATGCGGCCGGCCCGTCCGGCGCCGACCTGTTCGACCTGCCGCTGGTGGCGCTGAACACGTCGATGCTGCTGCTGTCGTCCATCACCTATGGCTTCGCCATGCTGGAGATGAACCGCAACCGCGTGGGCGCAACGCAGATGTGGCTGCTGATCACCGGCCTGTTCGGCGCGGCCTTCATCGGGCTCGAACTGTACGAATTCGCGCACCTGATCCACGAAGGCGCCGGCCCCGGCCGCAGCGCTTTCCTGTCGTCGTTCTTCACCCTGGTGGGCACGCACGGGCTGCACGTCACCAGCGGCATCATCTGGCTGATCACCCTGATGGTGCAGGTCGGCCGCCACGGCCTGACCTCGGCCAACAAGCGCCGCCTGATGTGCCTGTCGATGTTCTGGCACTTCCTGGACGTCGTCTGGATCGGCGTGTTCACCTTTGTCTACCTGATGGGAGTGCTGCCATGA
- the cyoD gene encoding cytochrome o ubiquinol oxidase subunit IV, translating into MSTHNGTLAHGDHDHGHDHHDDHDDGAAHGTFKGYMTGFVLSVILTAIPFWIVMGKVFDQSSTTAMVILGLAAVQIVVHMIYFLHMNARSEGGWTMLALIFTVVIVVITLAGSLWVMYHLNVNMMPSMTDMKNMP; encoded by the coding sequence ATGAGCACGCATAACGGTACGCTGGCCCATGGCGATCACGACCACGGCCACGATCATCACGACGACCACGACGACGGCGCCGCGCACGGCACCTTCAAGGGCTACATGACGGGCTTCGTCCTGTCGGTCATCCTGACGGCGATCCCGTTCTGGATCGTCATGGGCAAGGTGTTCGACCAGTCCAGCACGACCGCCATGGTCATCCTGGGCCTGGCCGCGGTGCAGATCGTGGTCCACATGATCTACTTCCTGCACATGAACGCCCGCTCGGAAGGCGGCTGGACCATGCTGGCGCTGATCTTCACCGTGGTCATCGTCGTCATCACGCTGGCCGGCTCGCTGTGGGTCATGTATCACCTGAACGTGAACATGATGCCGTCCATGACCGACATGAAGAACATGCCGTAA
- a CDS encoding SURF1 family protein → MADPHVTLPPDGESPRSPHGRGPSHTALPDADTGGGRRPAVLICMAVVAVLLFVGFSALGTWQVQRRAWKLDLIARVEQRVHAPAQPAPGPQRWPAMTADSDEYRHVSLTGRYDYGKETLTQASTELGSGYWVITPLLRDDGTTVLINRGFVPGDQRGGIEHPEAAARDGVTVTGLLRISEPGGGFLRHNDPAGNRWYSRDVQAIAAARGLSDTAPYFVDAQAPAVNANAQAARGAAPDTWPRAGMTVIAFHNSHLVYAITWYALALMVAGAAFYTVREERRRQRTRRP, encoded by the coding sequence ATGGCCGATCCCCATGTGACCCTTCCGCCGGATGGCGAGTCCCCACGCTCGCCGCATGGCCGGGGTCCGTCGCACACCGCCCTGCCCGACGCCGACACCGGCGGCGGGCGCCGCCCGGCAGTCCTGATCTGCATGGCGGTCGTGGCGGTGTTGCTTTTTGTGGGCTTCAGCGCGCTGGGCACCTGGCAGGTGCAGCGGCGCGCCTGGAAACTGGACCTGATCGCGCGCGTGGAGCAACGCGTCCACGCGCCCGCGCAGCCGGCGCCGGGGCCGCAACGCTGGCCCGCCATGACCGCCGACAGCGACGAGTACCGCCACGTATCCCTGACCGGACGCTACGACTACGGCAAGGAAACGCTCACCCAGGCCAGCACCGAACTGGGCAGCGGCTACTGGGTGATCACGCCCCTGCTGCGGGATGACGGCACGACCGTGCTGATCAACCGCGGCTTCGTGCCGGGCGACCAGCGCGGCGGCATCGAGCACCCGGAGGCGGCCGCGCGCGACGGCGTGACGGTCACCGGACTGCTGCGCATCAGCGAGCCCGGCGGGGGGTTCCTGCGCCATAACGATCCGGCCGGCAACCGCTGGTATTCACGCGACGTGCAGGCCATCGCCGCGGCGCGCGGACTGTCCGATACCGCGCCGTATTTCGTCGACGCGCAGGCTCCCGCCGTGAACGCGAACGCGCAGGCCGCGCGCGGCGCCGCGCCCGACACCTGGCCGCGCGCCGGCATGACCGTCATCGCCTTCCACAACAGCCACCTGGTGTACGCGATCACCTGGTACGCCCTGGCCCTGATGGTGGCCGGCGCGGCCTTCTACACCGTCCGCGAAGAACGCCGCCGGCAGCGGACCCGCCGCCCATGA
- a CDS encoding ATP-binding protein produces the protein MMPSGRRRHDTTGHKNMQQLITLRWIAVLGQVATIYVVVMGFGVPLPLNYMVPVLGGLIAFNIVGMLRLQLAPEVSNTELLVAMLVDLVALTAQLYLSGGATNPFVFLYLVQVTLGAVLLKPWSTWMLVITTTLCFMLLAAAGRPLTLPLDHGNGLASLYVQGMLICFALNASLLVVFITRINGNLRARDAHLADLRQRAAEEEHIVRMGLLASGAAHELGTPLATMAVILGDWRHMRPFKDDPQLLQEIGDMQASVARCKSIVGGILLSAGEARGDAPAETTVHTFLDELVAEWRATRGFDEQLRYENGFGPDLRIVSDSALKQMICNVLDNALEAARRGIALRVGREDDALLLEVTDDGPGFAPPMLASFGKPYQSSKGRPGGGLGLFLVVNVARTLGGTVSAENRAEGGARVTLRLPLSAITLEEPDGTTPAS, from the coding sequence ATGATGCCCAGCGGCCGGCGCCGGCACGACACCACCGGCCACAAGAACATGCAGCAGCTGATCACGCTGCGCTGGATCGCCGTGCTGGGCCAGGTCGCCACCATCTACGTCGTCGTGATGGGTTTCGGCGTGCCGCTGCCGCTGAACTACATGGTGCCCGTCCTGGGCGGCCTGATCGCCTTCAACATCGTCGGCATGCTGCGCCTGCAGCTGGCCCCCGAAGTGAGCAATACCGAACTGCTGGTCGCGATGCTGGTGGACCTGGTCGCGCTGACCGCCCAGCTCTACCTGAGCGGGGGCGCGACCAACCCCTTCGTGTTCCTCTACCTGGTGCAGGTCACCCTCGGCGCCGTGCTGCTCAAGCCGTGGAGCACGTGGATGCTGGTCATCACCACGACGCTGTGCTTCATGCTGCTGGCCGCCGCCGGCCGGCCGCTGACGCTGCCGCTGGACCACGGCAACGGCCTGGCCAGCCTGTACGTGCAGGGCATGCTGATCTGCTTCGCGCTCAATGCATCCCTGCTGGTGGTGTTCATCACGCGTATCAACGGCAACCTGCGGGCGCGCGACGCCCACCTGGCCGACCTGCGCCAACGCGCGGCCGAAGAAGAACATATCGTCCGCATGGGCCTGCTGGCCTCCGGCGCGGCGCATGAGCTGGGCACGCCGCTGGCGACCATGGCCGTCATCCTGGGGGATTGGCGACACATGAGGCCGTTCAAGGACGATCCGCAGCTGCTGCAGGAAATCGGCGATATGCAGGCGTCCGTGGCGCGCTGCAAATCCATCGTGGGCGGCATCCTGCTGTCCGCCGGCGAAGCGCGCGGCGACGCGCCCGCCGAAACCACCGTCCATACCTTCCTGGACGAGCTGGTGGCGGAATGGCGCGCCACGCGCGGCTTCGACGAACAGCTGCGCTATGAAAACGGCTTCGGCCCGGATCTGCGCATCGTCTCGGATTCGGCCCTCAAGCAGATGATCTGCAACGTGTTGGACAATGCGCTGGAAGCGGCGCGACGGGGGATCGCCCTGCGGGTGGGCCGCGAGGACGACGCGCTGTTGCTGGAAGTCACGGACGACGGGCCCGGATTCGCGCCGCCCATGCTGGCCAGTTTCGGCAAGCCCTACCAGTCCAGCAAGGGCCGGCCGGGTGGCGGGCTGGGGCTGTTCCTGGTGGTGAACGTGGCGCGCACCCTGGGGGGCACGGTGTCTGCCGAGAACCGCGCCGAAGGCGGCGCGCGCGTCACGCTGCGGCTGCCGCTTTCGGCAATTACCCTGGAGGAACCGGATGGGACCACACCCGCTTCCTGA
- a CDS encoding response regulator transcription factor encodes MGPHPLPEDANAGPAAERLLLIVEDDETFARTLGRSFERRGYRVLHATGLETLQALLPDHQPGYAVIDLKLKGDASGLACVQALHAHHPQTIIVVLTGYASIATAVEAIKLGARHYLAKPSNTDDIEQAFGRDAGDVETELSDRPTSIKTLEWERIHETLAETGFNISETARRLGMHRRTLARKLEKQRVK; translated from the coding sequence ATGGGACCACACCCGCTTCCTGAAGACGCCAATGCCGGACCGGCCGCGGAGCGGCTGCTGCTCATCGTCGAGGACGACGAGACCTTCGCGCGCACCCTGGGCCGCTCGTTCGAACGGCGCGGCTACCGCGTGCTGCACGCCACCGGCCTGGAGACCCTGCAGGCGCTGCTGCCGGACCATCAACCCGGCTATGCCGTCATCGACCTGAAGCTCAAGGGCGACGCGTCGGGGCTGGCCTGCGTGCAGGCGCTGCATGCGCATCACCCGCAGACCATCATCGTGGTGCTGACAGGCTATGCCAGCATCGCCACGGCGGTGGAGGCGATCAAGCTCGGTGCGCGCCACTACCTGGCCAAGCCGTCGAACACGGACGATATCGAACAGGCATTCGGCCGGGACGCCGGTGACGTCGAAACCGAATTGAGCGACCGCCCCACGTCCATCAAGACGCTGGAATGGGAGCGGATACACGAGACGCTGGCCGAAACGGGTTTCAATATCTCGGAAACCGCGCGGCGCCTGGGCATGCACAGGCGCACGCTGGCGCGCAAGCTGGAAAAACAGCGGGTGAAGTGA
- a CDS encoding AraC family transcriptional regulator — MGLNEIPDSSLHATPALDEPDAAFDAPRRELLDRLIRLTGTLEGSMVTAVPGLHLHRLTSTRGHQHALQLPIFAAIAQGSKRLLVGDEVYEYDPLHYLVSSVDLPVMGKVTVGSPTEPYLGLRLDLDIEAIDALIREVGPPPDSQSEVSRGLYVNRLGDTLLDGVLRLLRLLDTPVDIPVLAPMIKREIFYRLLMNGQGAMLRQLVQKDSHTQRIARAIRLLREQYVRPLRVEDLARHAHMSASSFHHHFKAVTAMSPLQFQKQLRLQEARRLMFTSDADVAVVAHQVGYESPSQFSREYSRLFGSAPLRDKRRWLGEGLTH, encoded by the coding sequence ATGGGCCTGAACGAGATACCCGATTCCTCTTTGCACGCCACGCCCGCGCTGGACGAGCCCGACGCGGCCTTCGACGCGCCGCGCCGCGAACTGCTGGACCGGCTGATCCGCCTGACCGGGACGCTGGAAGGCTCCATGGTCACGGCGGTGCCTGGCCTGCATCTGCACCGGCTGACGAGCACGCGCGGCCACCAGCATGCGCTGCAGCTGCCGATCTTCGCGGCGATCGCGCAGGGATCCAAGCGCCTGCTGGTGGGCGACGAGGTCTACGAATACGACCCCCTGCATTACCTGGTGTCCTCGGTGGATCTGCCCGTGATGGGCAAGGTGACCGTGGGCAGCCCGACGGAGCCCTACCTGGGCCTGCGGCTGGACCTGGACATCGAAGCGATAGACGCCTTGATCCGCGAGGTCGGGCCGCCGCCCGATTCACAGTCGGAAGTCAGCCGGGGCCTGTACGTCAATCGCCTGGGCGACACCTTGCTGGACGGCGTGCTGCGCCTGCTGCGGCTGCTGGATACGCCCGTGGATATTCCGGTGCTCGCGCCCATGATCAAGCGCGAGATCTTCTATCGCCTGCTGATGAACGGGCAGGGGGCGATGTTGCGCCAGCTGGTGCAGAAGGACAGCCATACGCAGCGTATCGCGAGAGCCATACGGCTGCTGCGCGAGCAGTACGTGCGTCCGTTGCGGGTCGAGGACCTGGCGCGGCACGCGCATATGAGCGCATCGTCCTTCCATCATCACTTCAAGGCCGTCACGGCCATGAGCCCCTTGCAGTTCCAGAAGCAGCTGCGCCTGCAGGAAGCCCGGCGGCTGATGTTCACCAGCGATGCCGACGTGGCGGTGGTCGCGCACCAGGTGGGGTATGAGAGCCCGTCGCAGTTCAGCCGCGAGTACAGCCGCCTGTTCGGCTCGGCCCCGCTGCGGGACAAGCGGCGCTGGCTGGGGGAAGGGCTGACGCACTGA